Proteins encoded together in one Astatotilapia calliptera chromosome 7, fAstCal1.2, whole genome shotgun sequence window:
- the faap24 gene encoding Fanconi anemia core complex-associated protein 24 has translation MENKAPELLNAVPPYGHMICSDKWRNSSFIQGLKGGGVKIIFETELGVADFLLPNKSSVLYVSECDIIAGSSYKRKVVRYRNAGSSFQELVLVEKTRLSEQYFPAVQKFVVFDLGLSLLPISGQADASQLIAQMVHGEGRENPFRRKSSSRLLDPLVLALVQQIPGVGKVKALVLLRHFSSIQQLCNASPGELEPIVGQAGAQQIHSFFHKHTAGT, from the exons ATGGAGAACAAAGCGCCTGAGCTGCTTAACGCGGTTCCTCCTTACGGACACATGATCTGCAGCGACAAATGGAGAAATTCGTCCTTCATTCAGGGTTTGAAAG GTGGAGGTGTGAAAATCATCTTTGAGACGGAGCTCGGAGTGGCAGATTTCCTCCTGCCCAACAAAAGCAGTGTCCTCTACGTCTCTGAGTGTGACATCATCGCAGGAAGCAGCTACAAGAGGAAGGTGGTTCGCTACAGGAAC GCTGGGAGCAGCTTCCAGGAGCTGGTGTTGGTGGAGAAGACCAGACTCAGCGAGCAGTACTTCCCCGCTGTGCAGAAGTTTGTGGTGTTTGACCTCGGCCTGTCTCTGCTGCCCATCAGCGGGCAGGCCGACGCCTCACAGCTCATCGCTCAGATG GTTCACGGGGAGGGTCGGGAGAACCCCTTCAGGAGGAAGAGCTCGTCCCGCCTGCTGGACCCTCTGGTCCTGGCTCTGGTCCAGCAGATCCCCGGGGTGGGCAAGGTCAAAGCTCTGGTGCTGTTGCGGCACTTCTCCAGCATCCAGCAGCTCTGCAACGCCTCCCCCGGCGAGCTGGAGCCCATCGTGGGCCAGGCTGGCGCTCAGCAGATCCATAGCTTCTTCCACAAACACACTGCCGGGACCTGA